The region ATTTTTCGTGATGGAACACCTTTTGCACCTGTACATAATATTTATACGGATTAAATGCGTCATAAATATCGAAAGTGATGTATTAAACGCTTGGTGAAAAGTGTTGATAATGGGACTACATGTAATCAGTATACAGTCAGCCCTGGGTAATGTCGGATTGGTGAGTTTTCGACTGCCATTAGATATTGGTCGACAATGATTACTCTCCAGCTGTAAGGTCCCAGTTGTTGCCTAGTCTGTtatgcaaacccttcactcgagttaagggtctgaatgtgcagcctattaATGCCTTGTGTACTAAAAGCCCTCTCGCTCATTGAAAAAGCAAGTCTTGTATGTGGTAGTCTTTGCGTGGaaacccacttgttgatcaaagttccaatcagggtctgtgtctGTAGTCTAATTGTTACCTGTGTCTGTTGTATAAATGGCTGACATGACATTTGCACCTGCGATAATTGCTCAGGGCCTTATTTCGTCTTAGATGTTAGGGTTAATGTTGCAAATAGTGTTTTATAGGTTATTAATGAAGCCCTGAAAACTGGATCTCAATCACACTTTCATTCAGAATACTACATTTGTTTCCTGTATTATCTCCGGCAAAGAAATTAATTGATTCTCAGTCACAGATATATCCCTATGAACAATACTGAGTAGACAGCGCATATTCAAAGTTCTAGATTTCGTTTCTAACGAGATCTCTCTGATGTTTCCCATTGTCTTTATTGTCCAAGATAATGGGGGGAAAAGATCTAAACGTGTTGCAATTTACTGACTTGTCACAATCATTGAAATAAGGAGCAGTGAAAATTCACGATAGGAATAAACACAATTTCCCAGAAGTGTATGTGCACTATCGAGTTGTTCCAACTGAACCTAAATCAAATATTTACCCAGGATGAGAAACGGTACCTCGTTTGTTTAGATTGAGCAAATGTGTCAACCTTTGGATTCGAGTGTCATTGTCCGTGGGATCATTTCTCGAAAAGCGACTATAGATAACTCGTAACGAATAGAGGCATCCCCCTTCCATTTTAAACAGTATTTCAACTTCTATGCAGTGTCAGAATGTGAGTTTTTATTCTCTTAATTTGTTCAGAGAAGTGTATTatgcttttaaaaaaagttgttatAGTTTACCGATTATGATAAGACATTTTTGGAAGGTTGTCGATCTACCATTGTGAGGCAATTTGTGTCCAAGGTTTTATTCTATGCTTTTACTTGTTCATTTTCTATTTAATACCACATGaagcttttaaaaaaaaatgagatgagTCGTGACACCTTGGTTTTCCACTTACTTTGAATTCAGAGAGAAATTGCATCATATGCTTTAATAAGTTGGTCTtgtctgaaaaagaaagaataccaAACATGTTTACCTTCTCTGGACGTAGTTCACATAAATAGCTACTTTGAACGTGAGCGGAATCCTTCAATGTGGCTTTTCTAGAGCCCCCGAGCTTGAActaaaatttatatttagtgTAGTATTTGCAGCTTTAAGGTTGTAGATCCTATATATATAGCTTGATTTACGTCAATTACACATAAGTTTTGTGCTCGCAATTACATATTAACTTGTTTCGACATATTTTAGTATGGTATGTGGGCCAAACTCTAAAGTTTATATATGCGATCAACCAGTTGTTATGATTACCTTTCAAAAGTATTAACCTATTTCGTCGACTCTTACAAAATGCCGATTATCAAGTATTTACGACCAAAATAGAAGGAGAATAAACTTGGCAAAGAAACCGCGGTCTTCAATTGTTCAAAGGCTTAATATTCAGCCACGAGGTatagatttcttttctttttttttgcaccaCAACCGTACTAATTTATCAAACTAGAAATAAACGTCTTTGTCATCTTATCCTGCAGTTAAACTCTTGAACTCCCAAGTGCTGTTCTAAGTGTTTGCTCAGATTGGGGTCCGATTAGGGAAGAGCAAACCAGAGAAAGAAAGGTAGTCCGATGAACCTTATGTTTGtactgcacccccccccccttacccaaccatatttttaattttgcacTGTCCCCTCAGGAAACCAGTATTTCTCTGATCCAGCATCTTTGTTTGCGGGCAGTACTTACATTCGTCCTTTAACAAACTTCTTTCGAAGTTTCCcagtaacttttgaaaacttttCTCGAATTCAAATAGCTGGATGTAAAGCGACTGGTGGTTTGAGACTAGTATTTGGTGATGTCAGTGAACCTCTGCCTTCGTAggtcaataaatcaatgaagAGGGAGTTAAAGTCAATCATGTCAAAAGGAATTTATACACATGGTATTTCTTTCCCCATTTCTTCGCTCAATTTTGATGGATAATTCAGAGgtattcttttcttctctctttcttctcggAGCGTTATACCTCGGATGTCTCATGATTCAATACCAACGGGTGTTTAGATGAAAGATTCTTTATAAGTCATGTTTAAAGCTCCCTCGTTTTTGCAGACATCGAGGGAAATGGTTTGCCTGAATGAAGAGATAATTGTTAATTTGAAAGAACTTGTAGTACAATTGCACATTTTGTCGGATTGCTTTgcatatcagaatatttcaaaaatgtattCACATGATTATTCGCTCCTATgaattacattttctttttatgacCAATAGCGATTGACTTTCCAAGTTGGAGACTATTCTTAATCCCATGAATAAAATGTCAGCGGgtattaaggccaccgcacaccttgtaaacgactgttcgcgatccgattttggaacaaatcgcattttattcattttctgaaaatgtgaatggaacatatcattttatttgaggttaaaattaattgaaaaaatactaatataagcattttgaaaaaatgcttttattttggagtaaataCTAAAGGCCtgattagtttcaaatcgtagccaatcgtacgactgctatgacgtcattacgactataaatttaattctcttttattctaagaaggatgatagcatagtcacagattttaacataggtattcgtacgatgatttagaacattacacagtaagatattccaagtctcaatattatcatcaaattctaatacattttattatgaaattgggtcgcagaccaatcgtaaggagCGCGGTCGACTTATAGGCTACGCAGGATGCAGGTAGGATGTTGTCCATTGTTTtaaacatatatgtacatgtaggctatatAGGACCTATTTTGTAAGCTTTAGGAAGTGAGCTTTAACATGAATTTGCAAAGTATTGATAcgttttttaaatagaaatttcattttcatgacacAGAATAACGTGATGCCTGTGCCATTTTAAGTTAACTATAATAACCAGGTGTTGAGTTATCACTGGCCGGGTGTAAGAGGAACGATTTTTGTAACGCTGGGAATGCGTGCTATGGTGGGTGTGCGTTGTGCACGAGTGTGCGCGTGAGAAAGATGGAGAAAATGGAGAGGGGCTTATACATACAACTGTTCCAATGCACGCTGTCCCCGTTAGCCTCTTGTTAAGTGTTTACAAATTGCTCAGCTTCGGTCCCCTCCTGCTCCCGTAGCAAGTCAATCACCCCGGCTTCCAACGAAGGCTGAACTTGAAACCTGAGGCAAAGGTGGAGGACGATATTTATTCGATGGAATGACTCCCAGAGCAGTGCCATCTAAATTACACATGAGTAGAAAaagatgataaagaaaaaataagctgGAGAGAGTGGGGATGGATGGAGAACAAGTCGTGATATGAATATCTTAAGATTAGGGCATTACAAAGAAGATGGAAGTAACCGCGAGTTCAGTACACTGGGGGTAAAGGAATGTCTCTTTAAGTAAACAGCAATGTTGATTCATATTCTTGATCACATTCTTCAATGCTTCATGGTTTTCATGTCACATCACGGAAACCGATTCAGTCAATGAAAGGAGTACGCCACATCCTCCCCTCCACCAGCTTGAATTCCATTCCCAGTGTTTACATAACGTATCATGTCAGATCCCAGGCATCTATTTTTAAGCCTTTATATCATGTTGGCAAACATCCTGGAATAACTTTTTGCAACATTGAATTCCTGAAATAGCTTGTTTCATTTCAAGTATATCGGGAAAAATTGAatccaggggggcgtttcatgaaaggacttgtcggacgttttatctgacaagtcccattttatccgacagttaccatagtaacagtacctctcagccaatcaacatcagagaaagatgtcagatctgacaacttgtcagatgaaaatgttgatgaaacactccccaggttgTCTCATACTCAAGATCACCGCCCCCCTCCAAGATCACCTAATATCGGCTTCAACTTTGCGTTTTTAAAAGATGCAACCTTTAAAAAAGCAGTTTTGCATCTTTTAGAATAAAAAGATGCTGAATTACAAGTGTTGCCTCCAGGGCTTCCAATCAGGTATTATTTAAGATGCTAGGTTTACCCCTTGGCAAGAGTGCACAGCTAAACCTCATAGATCAATGAATTCTTTATTCCTATCATTGCAGAATCTCATAGTGTAACAGATTATTTTGTGTGTCTTTGCAGAACAAGATTGTCAAAGATGTTGCCATCAAGCGTCGGCCGGACATCGGCCTGCCGTGTGGCATCCATGGCTCAACAGATCCTCCACAGACAAGTTAGTACAATGGTTAGCTCGGAACATACAGAAGACGTCAAACCCTTTGATCAGATCCCTGGACCTAAAGGAGTGCCCTTCTTTGGATCACTTTTTGACTACACTGGCCTTGGTAAATCTCAACTTTCTTTCTTGGTTTTAAGAAATCTACAGCTTAGCagttagaaaatatatttacatgtcAGTCATTCTATATATACTTATACTTTCTTGATCttgagacacacacacacatttttattatttagcTAGCTGTACAGATGAAGACATACGTaacagaaaattcaaaatcaattgaccttataaaaaaactttttatgcTTAGGGAATCATTGCTTGAATATTATAAAACAACAGGGCATGTTGATCATTGTATATGAATTCAAGTGAATTTTTCAAATCTTGATATAAACATAATGAAGTAATATTTGTTTAGATCGTGAATGTTGTCAACATTTTGCATTCATACAGGCCCCTACAAGTTGGACAAACTTCACGAAGCTACTGTAGACAGATTCCGCAACTTTGGACCGATCTTCAAGGAGACTCTGGCAGGTGTCACGCATGTCCACATCATCGACCCTACAGATGTCCGGGAACTTTTCAGGAACGAGGGGAGGAGTCCAAAGAGAACGCCTATAGATGCTATGGTCAAATACAGGCAGACAAGGAGCAGACACATTGGCATGGCAAACACGTAGGTCATCCACATATATTGTGGGTCCAATTCCTTCCTAGCTCAGAATTAACATCCTGCCATAAGACTTTGACTTTGCTGTTACAAGACAATGTCAATTTGCTGTGTTTCGGTacattttaaatattcaaaaggTGTTCGATTGTGTTGTCTACAGACAGATAAATCTAGGTTTAACCACAgaacaaaattgaatatatttgaagaaaattcaTAGAAGCTGTATTTTCTATTAATAGCTATTTAGTTATTGTTTATGCTCAGGTATATTTTAAGACAAAGTGTTGAATGGGGTACTGTACTGTAATAGTTTCTCTTTTTTGGGTTATTTTATATTATGCATTATGGAAGAAATATATGTCAAGGGCTTTACGTCATAATGCCAACTGACATGTTGAaaacaaatagataaaaaagTTTGGAGTCTTACACTGTCAGAGGATCAAGTATGCTTTAAATCCTGAAGTGCGTCACTGTGCAGATTTTGCCATACCAAATTCCAAAAATTCCAAAAAAGTTGGAGGACATGGGCTGCATTAAATATAGATTTTTTCCGGtatattgttttcaattttcgACCCTTTCAACCCTATCACCTGAAATATTAGTAGCAAAGATTTTTTATAAGAATTACACCTGACATAGTTTTACTGAGTGCTTGGTATGAACTTTGATACAGTATGTTACCTCTATCGAAATTGGCACTCTTTCATGTACTTGTTTCCAACAACAAATTGTCTTCGGACGAAATGTGTGGTTAGTTAATATTATTGATTACAATCCATGATAATACCCTTTGAAGACATAATTCATATTCATACGAGGTGTATCTGCCTGTTTGTGGGTCAAAGACTTGAAGATTCTGCCCTTGAAAATCAATTTGGCAGtgattttcagtatttgatGTATGGTTTGTAATTACATATCAATCATGATTATTCCTTTTTGAACATTTCATGTTTGTTActgttgacattttttccatgcTCAAACTTTTGTGTGCTTATATTATATCCTGAAAATCCACAGAGAGGGGGACGAATGGCAGAAGCTTCGGAAACCAGTTCAGCATCTCTTGATGAAGCCTCACAGCGTGAATGCTTATATTCCCATCATGGAAGAATGTGCCGATGACTTTGTGACGCTAATGAGGGAAACGCAAGACATGGAATCTAAAGAAGTGCCCGATTTCAACCACAAAATGCAAAGATGGACGTTAGAATGTAAGTTGACCTCTAGAGCAGTAGGCCTCCTTGATTCAATTCTTGTTAGGATTTCATCTGAACTTGTTTCTTTACAGTCGTGTCTTTTCTTAACCTATGATGGAAGTGTCATATGGTCTTATTTTGatagtcaatattttcatgtgTACTCGAGGACGAATGAGCATGCTTGCAATGCTCTTGAATTTGACATCAAATTTAGGCTAAGGTATCAAAAAgagacaatattttttcatgatctTGTAGGAGAATTAAATATCTCACACCATGAAtactcatcattttctttctaatttttaatcaattgtTTTCATCTTTCAAAAATTTGATCCAATATGTCGTTAATATAAATCACACCCTTCCACACTTTGTCCACAGCCACATGTGCCATTGTCTTTGACACAAGGATGGGGTGTCTGAACACCGGTCTTGACAACAACCCTGAAGCCTTAGAGATGATCGTCTCGGTGTCCAACTTCTTTGACAGTCTCAAAGACCTTACTTTCAGCTTTCCCTTCTGGAAGTTTGGTATCACCACGAAGGCATGGACGAAGTTCACAGAGGCACAGGACTACTTTTTTGGGTAAGTTCACTTCATGGGGCAGATATTAAGCTAGAATCCTGCAAGAACTTGTTAACCCATCAGTAAAGATGGCGGTCATTTTCTTATTGTAAACAGAAGTTGTAAAATATCAAAGTGAAATAATTGGCCAGCATATAGAGTTTACTATATCGGATCTCTTACAAAtcatacttttaaaaagttggAGTGTTGTGTTTCATTCGATGTAAAAAGGAAAAGTCAGGTTTTAGTATGATTTTATGATCAAATAACTTTGAATTTGGTGATATGACAAAAGTTCTGAATTCCAATATGGTAATGGGATAGATTACGTCATTTTAGTGCAATAGAACTTAAAAAGCAAGATTAATTCTTTCTCTGAAATTCTCTCTTGTAATAGTATTGATATTTAAAACCGGATTTTAGGAATCATATTTGTCATTTAACATATTGGATTAATTGACCACTCAGAAGTATTTCACTTTAATGTTGATTTATCTCGTAAACTGATTGCATTTAAAATTCTGCTCATATATTGCTTGTGTCACACTTTTGATTTGTGATTCATTTGTGAATTGTAAGTGTAAATAATACTATGCTTGAATCATGTAACCATATTAAGTGACACAAGACACTACACCACTGGGCTCTTAATCTATCCATATCGGGGAAAGAAAAGTTCCTCACTGGTGAAGTAGGAAGTAAGATAGTGTTGATGGAGTCTTGTTTGACTAGTAATTAGATATCCCCTGTTGTGTCTCCGGGAACCTAATTACCGTCTTGGCCAACTCCTGGATATGAAGAACTTCCGTTAAACTTAATTAGGTCAAAAGTTAAACTTACTTGCATGAGCTAGTTGCTGTGATGTAACGAATCAGTATTTAAAGATGTGAACAGAATCAAATGCTAGATACCAATTTTCCTCTAAGATAATCGGCAAGCTCAAACAAAAGGATTTGAACCATATTTTCGCATTATTCATTAAAGCattgatttatcatttttcatctttttcctAATCAaatttttagttattttttaaTCTATACCTcagaattttatgtataccacagtataaaaaaaattataggctGAATCTTTCACAGTTCATTTAATACCAATTTTGTTAAAACAAAAATGCCCCAAATCAGATGTTTTTTTCCAGACTTCAAGCAAGCATTAACAACACcctttcaataaataaatatatctgCATTTTCTACAGAATGTCGAAAAAGTATGCCACATTAGCACTTGAAAGGATGAAGACAGCTGTCGGCACTGGAACTCAAAATTCTGAAGGAACTTTTCTGGAATGCCTACTGGCCCGGAGAGACTTTGATATTGATAGCCTATGTGATCTCATGAATGATCTCATGATTGCAGCAGTTGAAACGGTGAGTTTTCTCGACAAGTGAATTTTAATTCATTCAGTAACTTAGAACATACTGCAGAATCTATTGGAAGGGTAAGCAAAAGAGCCCCTTATTTTGTTTGCTAATCATATTCCGGTGCCTCTGACTAAAATTTAATTTCTGTTATTCTTCATGGAATTGTGCAATAATGAAATacccctcaaaaaaatattttaatatttggtTTTAGAAATTTTCTCTATAGGCGTACTTGGCGAGTGTCCTATACATTTGTCACTTAAATCTATACTATTGCTGGGTTTAACTGATTAGAACAGTAAATAGCAGGACAATGTGAGAGATTTTGATATCTTTTTCAACCTTTGCAGACAGCGAGCACTCTGGCGTTTAACCTGTACTGCTTAGCTAAGAACCCTGATGTCCAAGAGAAGGTGTTTCAAGAGATCAACGAAGCTATACCACCAGGAACAAAAATCACTGCAGAGTCGTTGCAGAATCTTCCTTACCTCAAGGCTTGCATAAAAGAAACTGTCAGGTGAGTGAATGGACCCTTGAGGAACCCTTGTGTATTATTTGCTCTAGCTTGTTTAAGATGAGTGGCATTTCCATCTTTTGAGATATTTGTCTCCCCCTTTGCATACGAAACCCCTCCTGTTCAGATGTTTTGGCGATGGTGGCAACTTTGGCTACCCCGTTAGAGGGCGCTAGACTAATAAATGAACTGAGGTCAAATTGAGCTTGTCTGAAGAAGAATTTCGCGTTTAAGATATGGGAAAGGGGATTAAAAAGATTTCAATTGTCATTTAAACTTAACCAAATTTAATTTATTAATgcaattggggattttttttcatagaagaTGTTATTTTGCAGCTGAAAGTAGATTACTGTTCCATTGCGAATTGAACTTTCTCAATTGTTAGTTTCTAAAAGTTTTTTGTCATGGATTACACAAAATTATGTTGCTATAATTAGTATTATCTTGATTACAAGTTTTTAAACGGCGTGCATTAATTAACAATACTAACTTCGTGCAATTTCTCTAATTGTTTTATTGCCAGGGTCTTCCCAACTGTTGATGGAACGAACAGAATACCATCGAGAGAAATTGCCCTTGCTGGTTACAAAATCCCTCCGGATGTAAGTTGTTTTTAATATCTTAACAGTGCGTTCAATGGAatgtattttctatttcttaAGATTACTTTTGTCTTAAGTCAACTCACTTTTATTGAACATTTCTTTAGTCATTTGTGCTTGGTAAAGCTTCCCATTGTATGAAGATTGATATCAAAGTCAAATTACTGTTTATGTTGaaaatttcttcttttaaattattttttatgggaATTTGCAGATGCAGTGTCAACCGTTTATAGAATTTAATAtgtgatatattttctggggaagtCAGATCATTCAAAactgattttgaaaaattgataaaacctCCTTGAGTTACTCAGTTGAAAGCATTTCTTGattttttgattgattgaatacTTGTGTATGTTGTTAATCTTAGACAATCGTCAGAATCCACTGCATTGCCGGGCTCATGGAAGAGTACTTTCCTTCACCAGAGAAATACAAACCTGAAAGATGGCTGAGGGGGGATGCAGAGTGTGAGAACATTGATCCCTATCTCATCCTCCCATTCGGTCATGGTTCCAGGATGTGTACGGGTAGGCGGATGGCTGAACAGGACCTATACATCATGCTCATCAAGGTATGTACTCAGAAGGAGTAACATGAAGTGATATGCTGAATATTTACATTTGATTATaactttttgtacatggttttctGTAGACTTAAAGATGCACTTAATTGTGTGATTGATGGTATCTTTTTGTGTCAGTGGACTCGGGTTGTATTTAGAGGGGTCAGTtaatcccactgctgccaccaaaaTGAATATCCCATAGGAAAGTGCATggaatattttatcattcatttccaCCAACATACTTGCATTTAGTCAAATATTTGCAAAAGAGAAGTTACCAGTAGTTACCAAAAACGCCTATAGCACTTTCATCTATTTAAACataggataaaagagcactgttgattaaatgccttgctcaagaGCATAGGTGCTGTAGCCACGGATCATCCTGGCCTTTCATAACTCTAGTCATGGACTGTAGACTACTCAACCTCCATGATTGATTGTGAAAATACATGGCAAATAAACCACCACCTCCGCCCTCATATGACAAATATACTtgcattttacatattttttttgtaatgattttttgttATGATTGGGATAGTGAGATACTTCGTATAGATGTATAGTTTCCAAAATGTTAATCTGTGAacctcttttcttttgttacaGATCATTCAGAACTTCAAGATTGAGTGGCACCATGAGGAAGACATGGAACTTATCTTCAGACTCACAAATGTTCCTGACAGGCCTGCACAGTTCCGATTCATCAGTAGAACATGATATTTTCTAGAAACCAACTAGAACTTTGTACCTGTCTACCATCTTGTGTCTGTTTGAACATTATGTGACAAACCTAGTTAACAACAATCCACCTCTGTTCTCAATCAGAGCACATCAGATGAAGCATCAATCATGCAAGCAGATGATCTGATGATATGTCAGAGGTTCAAAGACAATCGGTTCATTAAGCAGTGGTTTTTTCTTGATGTGTTGCTAACTTTTCAGCGTCGATTGTGGCCTTCAGGATATCAAAGTTTGTTTGCAGTGTTGCCCACAAGACCTCATGTACGGTCATTGGCGCTGTCCTTATCAAAGTTGATGTCGGAGACTGTATGGATGGAACAGTTCTCTTCTGCCAAACTGTGCACTGAATGGCTGACCTTCAAAGTTCCTCACAAAGTATCCATGGTCATTGCCAAAGACATCACCGAGCATAAAGACCAAGAAATATCTGCTTTGTATGAACATCTTTTTCCAGTGAGTATAATGAATAGGTATAGGGGTACCATCCTGAATTTGAATCGAGGTTCTCTCCAGTACACCTTGTGTCCTGTCAAATAGCCAATGAGAGAAGGAGCCAGTTTGAATACTTTGAATGACCATGTCATGTTGTATTGTACAAAATGTGTTCATCTTCCAAGTACTGTCCTAAATTCGCGCAAATTGTGTGGTATATTGTAGAAAATTtatatgtatgaaaaatgttatcTTATATAGGTATATATTCATTCAGTGATTGTGACGTTCAATTGTACACATAGTTCTGACTCAAACTTTTGCATATGCATGTAAGTGCCTCAACTGCAGTAACGTGTTGTGTTTTCATTTGGATTATGTTACAATGTTTTATATTCTTATActtaattttcagaaaattattgTTTGTTAATTTATTCTACAATTTGAACATCAGCTTTTGAGTATATGAGCAACTTTGGCTCATGTTTATGAAATGGA is a window of Lytechinus variegatus isolate NC3 chromosome 2, Lvar_3.0, whole genome shotgun sequence DNA encoding:
- the LOC121407281 gene encoding cytochrome P450 10-like isoform X1 translates to MYTVRTRLSKMLPSSVGRTSACRVASMAQQILHRQVSTMVSSEHTEDVKPFDQIPGPKGVPFFGSLFDYTGLGPYKLDKLHEATVDRFRNFGPIFKETLAGVTHVHIIDPTDVRELFRNEGRSPKRTPIDAMVKYRQTRSRHIGMANTEGDEWQKLRKPVQHLLMKPHSVNAYIPIMEECADDFVTLMRETQDMESKEVPDFNHKMQRWTLESTCAIVFDTRMGCLNTGLDNNPEALEMIVSVSNFFDSLKDLTFSFPFWKFGITTKAWTKFTEAQDYFFGMSKKYATLALERMKTAVGTGTQNSEGTFLECLLARRDFDIDSLCDLMNDLMIAAVETTASTLAFNLYCLAKNPDVQEKVFQEINEAIPPGTKITAESLQNLPYLKACIKETVRVFPTVDGTNRIPSREIALAGYKIPPDTIVRIHCIAGLMEEYFPSPEKYKPERWLRGDAECENIDPYLILPFGHGSRMCTGRRMAEQDLYIMLIKIIQNFKIEWHHEEDMELIFRLTNVPDRPAQFRFISRT
- the LOC121407281 gene encoding cytochrome P450 10-like isoform X2, with amino-acid sequence MLPSSVGRTSACRVASMAQQILHRQVSTMVSSEHTEDVKPFDQIPGPKGVPFFGSLFDYTGLGPYKLDKLHEATVDRFRNFGPIFKETLAGVTHVHIIDPTDVRELFRNEGRSPKRTPIDAMVKYRQTRSRHIGMANTEGDEWQKLRKPVQHLLMKPHSVNAYIPIMEECADDFVTLMRETQDMESKEVPDFNHKMQRWTLESTCAIVFDTRMGCLNTGLDNNPEALEMIVSVSNFFDSLKDLTFSFPFWKFGITTKAWTKFTEAQDYFFGMSKKYATLALERMKTAVGTGTQNSEGTFLECLLARRDFDIDSLCDLMNDLMIAAVETTASTLAFNLYCLAKNPDVQEKVFQEINEAIPPGTKITAESLQNLPYLKACIKETVRVFPTVDGTNRIPSREIALAGYKIPPDTIVRIHCIAGLMEEYFPSPEKYKPERWLRGDAECENIDPYLILPFGHGSRMCTGRRMAEQDLYIMLIKIIQNFKIEWHHEEDMELIFRLTNVPDRPAQFRFISRT